A single region of the Oncorhynchus keta strain PuntledgeMale-10-30-2019 chromosome 37, Oket_V2, whole genome shotgun sequence genome encodes:
- the cep70 gene encoding centrosomal protein of 70 kDa isoform X4, with the protein MQQEQTEWDAVNRLLQHHGFKPVHFADPVENKNLADLVLLEKKSARDIRTMLRTMLTDSDRRQTLIQELIQSNNQLKEEAQQHVSRAARQSQRVTELEGVLDGVKSKLQDLEDGYIGKAAQQHSKVHQLQQDKRDAQKRCQGLEQKLSEEKDVTSQLQRKLYFTVTEEEKRVARQNQVFQQIHKRSARPNSPVDQQVLDVIDIYEAQMEQLRDDIKSLKGESGGSQTSDQSQSSMRSNTGVSPNHKALLQSYQEQLKDTKAQRVELRKEIQQLKQDLESRPTVKELKSYKEQLRRMDRLIQRNNMRSAREFKEEESAALSNQEVAKARALAARHEKVLNDIRAVLTTSGAPLRLHRARPSTSHQLSNGASEMVEFDELLSSLEMWADQLASLKDLHCALSKLMLRLLPWQPAGANSLTESVRVEDLMLLVDTLLEETNSGEDKVLRSPTKNTLQSMVSHFQKLFDITSLSGVYPRMNEVYTRLGEMTNAMRNLRDILALDDRAPPSEVVNQVASLVNSPEATVGHVLLGTSDIDSIILKVKEHEEFFPAFYFLVQELLQTLDVDCLDDIMPVLRSLKSRAE; encoded by the exons ATG CAGCAGGAGCAGACAGAGTGGGATGCTGTGAACAGACTCCTCCAGCACCATGGGTTCAAGCCGGTACACTTTGCCGATCCCGTCGAGAATAAGAACCTTGCAG ATTTGGTTCTTCTGGAGAAGAAGTCTGCCCGTGACATCAGGACAATGCTGCGGACGATgcttacagactcggacaggagACAGACCTTGATTCAGGAGCTCATCCAGTCCAACAACCAACTTAA AGAGGAGGCTCAGCAGCACGTTAGCCGCGCTGCCCGTCAGTCCCAGAGGGTGACCGAGTTGGAGGGAGTTCTGGACGGGGTGAAGAGCAAGCTGCAGGACCTGGAAGACGGTTACATTGGCAAGGCCGCGCAGCAGCACAGCAAAGTGCACCAACTTCAGCAGGACAAGAGAGATGCACAG AAACGCTGCCAGGGCCTGGAGCAGAAGCTGTCTGAGGAGAAAGATGTGACTTCCCAGCTGCAGAGGAAGCTCTACTTCACTGTGACAGAGGAAGAAAAGCGGGTTGCTAGGCAGAACCAGGTGTTTCAGCAGATCCACAAGAGATCAGCTCGGCCCAACTCACCAGTGGACCAGCA GGTGTTGGATGTAATTGACATCTATGAGGCCCAAATGGAACAGCTCCGCGATGATATCAA GTCCCTCAAAGGAGAGTCTGGGGGATCACAAACATCTGACCAATCGCAGAGCAGCATGAGAAGCAACACCGGGGTCTCCCCCAATCACAAAGCTCTCCTGCAG TCCTATCAGGAACAGTTAAAGGACACCAAAGCGCAGAGGGTGGAGCTTAGGAAAGAAATTCAGCAGTTGAAGCAAGACTTGGAATCTAGGCCCACAGTGAAAGAGCTGAAGTCATACAAAGAACAACTGAGACGCATGGACAGACTTATTCAGCGGAATAACATGAG GTCTGCTCGGGAGTTTAAAGAAGAGGAGAGTGCTGCTCTGAGTAACCAGGAGGTGGCGAAGGCAAGGGCCTTGGCTGCCAGGCACGAGAAG GTTCTGAATGACATCAGAGCGGTTTTGACTACTTCCGGGGCTCCACTGAGGCTCCATAGAGCGAGGCCATCAACCAGTCATCAGTTGTCCAACGGGGCCTCAGAGATGGTCGAGTTTGACGAACTCCTCTCATCTCTGGAGATGTGGGCTGACCAACTGGCTTCACTGAAG GACCTGCACTGTGCCTTGAGTAAGTTGATGCTGAGACTGTTACCATGGCAGCCAGCAGGCGCTAATAGTCTTACGGAAAGTGTTCGAGTGGAGGACCTTATGCTATTGGTGGACACACTGCTAGAGGAGACCAACTCTGGGGAGGATAAG GTGTTGAGGAGCCCCACTAAGAACACTCTCCAGTCCATGGTGTCCCACTTCCAGAAGCTGTTTGATATAACCTCCCTCAGCGGGGTGTATCCACGCATGAACGAGGTCTACACCAGGCTTGGGGAGATGACCAACGCTATGAGGAACCTGAGGGACATCCTGGCCCTGG ACGACAGAGCGCCCCCTAGTGAGGTGGTAAACCAGGTAGCCAGTCTAGTCAACTCCCCAGAGGCCACGGTTGGCCACGTCCTCCTGGGAACCAGTGATATTGACAG TATTATTTTGAAGGTAAAGGAACATGAGGAGTTCTTCCCTGCATTCTACTTTTTGGTTCAGGAGCTGCTCCAGACTCTCG ATGTTGACTGTCTGGATGACATCATGCCCGTTCTGAGGTCACTAAAGTCAAGAGCAGAGTAA
- the cep70 gene encoding centrosomal protein of 70 kDa isoform X5, with protein sequence MQEQTEWDAVNRLLQHHGFKPVHFADPVENKNLADLVLLEKKSARDIRTMLRTMLTDSDRRQTLIQELIQSNNQLKEEAQQHVSRAARQSQRVTELEGVLDGVKSKLQDLEDGYIGKAAQQHSKVHQLQQDKRDAQKRCQGLEQKLSEEKDVTSQLQRKLYFTVTEEEKRVARQNQVFQQIHKRSARPNSPVDQQVLDVIDIYEAQMEQLRDDIKSLKGESGGSQTSDQSQSSMRSNTGVSPNHKALLQSYQEQLKDTKAQRVELRKEIQQLKQDLESRPTVKELKSYKEQLRRMDRLIQRNNMRSAREFKEEESAALSNQEVAKARALAARHEKVLNDIRAVLTTSGAPLRLHRARPSTSHQLSNGASEMVEFDELLSSLEMWADQLASLKDLHCALSKLMLRLLPWQPAGANSLTESVRVEDLMLLVDTLLEETNSGEDKVLRSPTKNTLQSMVSHFQKLFDITSLSGVYPRMNEVYTRLGEMTNAMRNLRDILALDDRAPPSEVVNQVASLVNSPEATVGHVLLGTSDIDSIILKVKEHEEFFPAFYFLVQELLQTLDVDCLDDIMPVLRSLKSRAE encoded by the exons ATG CAGGAGCAGACAGAGTGGGATGCTGTGAACAGACTCCTCCAGCACCATGGGTTCAAGCCGGTACACTTTGCCGATCCCGTCGAGAATAAGAACCTTGCAG ATTTGGTTCTTCTGGAGAAGAAGTCTGCCCGTGACATCAGGACAATGCTGCGGACGATgcttacagactcggacaggagACAGACCTTGATTCAGGAGCTCATCCAGTCCAACAACCAACTTAA AGAGGAGGCTCAGCAGCACGTTAGCCGCGCTGCCCGTCAGTCCCAGAGGGTGACCGAGTTGGAGGGAGTTCTGGACGGGGTGAAGAGCAAGCTGCAGGACCTGGAAGACGGTTACATTGGCAAGGCCGCGCAGCAGCACAGCAAAGTGCACCAACTTCAGCAGGACAAGAGAGATGCACAG AAACGCTGCCAGGGCCTGGAGCAGAAGCTGTCTGAGGAGAAAGATGTGACTTCCCAGCTGCAGAGGAAGCTCTACTTCACTGTGACAGAGGAAGAAAAGCGGGTTGCTAGGCAGAACCAGGTGTTTCAGCAGATCCACAAGAGATCAGCTCGGCCCAACTCACCAGTGGACCAGCA GGTGTTGGATGTAATTGACATCTATGAGGCCCAAATGGAACAGCTCCGCGATGATATCAA GTCCCTCAAAGGAGAGTCTGGGGGATCACAAACATCTGACCAATCGCAGAGCAGCATGAGAAGCAACACCGGGGTCTCCCCCAATCACAAAGCTCTCCTGCAG TCCTATCAGGAACAGTTAAAGGACACCAAAGCGCAGAGGGTGGAGCTTAGGAAAGAAATTCAGCAGTTGAAGCAAGACTTGGAATCTAGGCCCACAGTGAAAGAGCTGAAGTCATACAAAGAACAACTGAGACGCATGGACAGACTTATTCAGCGGAATAACATGAG GTCTGCTCGGGAGTTTAAAGAAGAGGAGAGTGCTGCTCTGAGTAACCAGGAGGTGGCGAAGGCAAGGGCCTTGGCTGCCAGGCACGAGAAG GTTCTGAATGACATCAGAGCGGTTTTGACTACTTCCGGGGCTCCACTGAGGCTCCATAGAGCGAGGCCATCAACCAGTCATCAGTTGTCCAACGGGGCCTCAGAGATGGTCGAGTTTGACGAACTCCTCTCATCTCTGGAGATGTGGGCTGACCAACTGGCTTCACTGAAG GACCTGCACTGTGCCTTGAGTAAGTTGATGCTGAGACTGTTACCATGGCAGCCAGCAGGCGCTAATAGTCTTACGGAAAGTGTTCGAGTGGAGGACCTTATGCTATTGGTGGACACACTGCTAGAGGAGACCAACTCTGGGGAGGATAAG GTGTTGAGGAGCCCCACTAAGAACACTCTCCAGTCCATGGTGTCCCACTTCCAGAAGCTGTTTGATATAACCTCCCTCAGCGGGGTGTATCCACGCATGAACGAGGTCTACACCAGGCTTGGGGAGATGACCAACGCTATGAGGAACCTGAGGGACATCCTGGCCCTGG ACGACAGAGCGCCCCCTAGTGAGGTGGTAAACCAGGTAGCCAGTCTAGTCAACTCCCCAGAGGCCACGGTTGGCCACGTCCTCCTGGGAACCAGTGATATTGACAG TATTATTTTGAAGGTAAAGGAACATGAGGAGTTCTTCCCTGCATTCTACTTTTTGGTTCAGGAGCTGCTCCAGACTCTCG ATGTTGACTGTCTGGATGACATCATGCCCGTTCTGAGGTCACTAAAGTCAAGAGCAGAGTAA
- the cep70 gene encoding centrosomal protein of 70 kDa isoform X2 translates to MEQQQEQTEWDAVNRLLQHHGFKPVHFADPVENKNLADLVLLEKKSARDIRTMLRTMLTDSDRRQTLIQELIQSNNQLKEEAQQHVSRAARQSQRVTELEGVLDGVKSKLQDLEDGYIGKAAQQHSKVHQLQQDKRDAQKRCQGLEQKLSEEKDVTSQLQRKLYFTVTEEEKRVARQNQVFQQIHKRSARPNSPVDQQVLDVIDIYEAQMEQLRDDIKSLKGESGGSQTSDQSQSSMRSNTGVSPNHKALLQSYQEQLKDTKAQRVELRKEIQQLKQDLESRPTVKELKSYKEQLRRMDRLIQRNNMRSAREFKEEESAALSNQEVAKARALAARHEKVLNDIRAVLTTSGAPLRLHRARPSTSHQLSNGASEMVEFDELLSSLEMWADQLASLKDLHCALSKLMLRLLPWQPAGANSLTESVRVEDLMLLVDTLLEETNSGEDKVLRSPTKNTLQSMVSHFQKLFDITSLSGVYPRMNEVYTRLGEMTNAMRNLRDILALDDRAPPSEVVNQVASLVNSPEATVGHVLLGTSDIDSIILKVKEHEEFFPAFYFLVQELLQTLDVDCLDDIMPVLRSLKSRAE, encoded by the exons ATGGAACAG CAGCAGGAGCAGACAGAGTGGGATGCTGTGAACAGACTCCTCCAGCACCATGGGTTCAAGCCGGTACACTTTGCCGATCCCGTCGAGAATAAGAACCTTGCAG ATTTGGTTCTTCTGGAGAAGAAGTCTGCCCGTGACATCAGGACAATGCTGCGGACGATgcttacagactcggacaggagACAGACCTTGATTCAGGAGCTCATCCAGTCCAACAACCAACTTAA AGAGGAGGCTCAGCAGCACGTTAGCCGCGCTGCCCGTCAGTCCCAGAGGGTGACCGAGTTGGAGGGAGTTCTGGACGGGGTGAAGAGCAAGCTGCAGGACCTGGAAGACGGTTACATTGGCAAGGCCGCGCAGCAGCACAGCAAAGTGCACCAACTTCAGCAGGACAAGAGAGATGCACAG AAACGCTGCCAGGGCCTGGAGCAGAAGCTGTCTGAGGAGAAAGATGTGACTTCCCAGCTGCAGAGGAAGCTCTACTTCACTGTGACAGAGGAAGAAAAGCGGGTTGCTAGGCAGAACCAGGTGTTTCAGCAGATCCACAAGAGATCAGCTCGGCCCAACTCACCAGTGGACCAGCA GGTGTTGGATGTAATTGACATCTATGAGGCCCAAATGGAACAGCTCCGCGATGATATCAA GTCCCTCAAAGGAGAGTCTGGGGGATCACAAACATCTGACCAATCGCAGAGCAGCATGAGAAGCAACACCGGGGTCTCCCCCAATCACAAAGCTCTCCTGCAG TCCTATCAGGAACAGTTAAAGGACACCAAAGCGCAGAGGGTGGAGCTTAGGAAAGAAATTCAGCAGTTGAAGCAAGACTTGGAATCTAGGCCCACAGTGAAAGAGCTGAAGTCATACAAAGAACAACTGAGACGCATGGACAGACTTATTCAGCGGAATAACATGAG GTCTGCTCGGGAGTTTAAAGAAGAGGAGAGTGCTGCTCTGAGTAACCAGGAGGTGGCGAAGGCAAGGGCCTTGGCTGCCAGGCACGAGAAG GTTCTGAATGACATCAGAGCGGTTTTGACTACTTCCGGGGCTCCACTGAGGCTCCATAGAGCGAGGCCATCAACCAGTCATCAGTTGTCCAACGGGGCCTCAGAGATGGTCGAGTTTGACGAACTCCTCTCATCTCTGGAGATGTGGGCTGACCAACTGGCTTCACTGAAG GACCTGCACTGTGCCTTGAGTAAGTTGATGCTGAGACTGTTACCATGGCAGCCAGCAGGCGCTAATAGTCTTACGGAAAGTGTTCGAGTGGAGGACCTTATGCTATTGGTGGACACACTGCTAGAGGAGACCAACTCTGGGGAGGATAAG GTGTTGAGGAGCCCCACTAAGAACACTCTCCAGTCCATGGTGTCCCACTTCCAGAAGCTGTTTGATATAACCTCCCTCAGCGGGGTGTATCCACGCATGAACGAGGTCTACACCAGGCTTGGGGAGATGACCAACGCTATGAGGAACCTGAGGGACATCCTGGCCCTGG ACGACAGAGCGCCCCCTAGTGAGGTGGTAAACCAGGTAGCCAGTCTAGTCAACTCCCCAGAGGCCACGGTTGGCCACGTCCTCCTGGGAACCAGTGATATTGACAG TATTATTTTGAAGGTAAAGGAACATGAGGAGTTCTTCCCTGCATTCTACTTTTTGGTTCAGGAGCTGCTCCAGACTCTCG ATGTTGACTGTCTGGATGACATCATGCCCGTTCTGAGGTCACTAAAGTCAAGAGCAGAGTAA
- the cep70 gene encoding centrosomal protein of 70 kDa isoform X3, with product MEQQEQTEWDAVNRLLQHHGFKPVHFADPVENKNLADLVLLEKKSARDIRTMLRTMLTDSDRRQTLIQELIQSNNQLKEEAQQHVSRAARQSQRVTELEGVLDGVKSKLQDLEDGYIGKAAQQHSKVHQLQQDKRDAQKRCQGLEQKLSEEKDVTSQLQRKLYFTVTEEEKRVARQNQVFQQIHKRSARPNSPVDQQVLDVIDIYEAQMEQLRDDIKSLKGESGGSQTSDQSQSSMRSNTGVSPNHKALLQSYQEQLKDTKAQRVELRKEIQQLKQDLESRPTVKELKSYKEQLRRMDRLIQRNNMRSAREFKEEESAALSNQEVAKARALAARHEKVLNDIRAVLTTSGAPLRLHRARPSTSHQLSNGASEMVEFDELLSSLEMWADQLASLKDLHCALSKLMLRLLPWQPAGANSLTESVRVEDLMLLVDTLLEETNSGEDKVLRSPTKNTLQSMVSHFQKLFDITSLSGVYPRMNEVYTRLGEMTNAMRNLRDILALDDRAPPSEVVNQVASLVNSPEATVGHVLLGTSDIDSIILKVKEHEEFFPAFYFLVQELLQTLDVDCLDDIMPVLRSLKSRAE from the exons ATGGAACAG CAGGAGCAGACAGAGTGGGATGCTGTGAACAGACTCCTCCAGCACCATGGGTTCAAGCCGGTACACTTTGCCGATCCCGTCGAGAATAAGAACCTTGCAG ATTTGGTTCTTCTGGAGAAGAAGTCTGCCCGTGACATCAGGACAATGCTGCGGACGATgcttacagactcggacaggagACAGACCTTGATTCAGGAGCTCATCCAGTCCAACAACCAACTTAA AGAGGAGGCTCAGCAGCACGTTAGCCGCGCTGCCCGTCAGTCCCAGAGGGTGACCGAGTTGGAGGGAGTTCTGGACGGGGTGAAGAGCAAGCTGCAGGACCTGGAAGACGGTTACATTGGCAAGGCCGCGCAGCAGCACAGCAAAGTGCACCAACTTCAGCAGGACAAGAGAGATGCACAG AAACGCTGCCAGGGCCTGGAGCAGAAGCTGTCTGAGGAGAAAGATGTGACTTCCCAGCTGCAGAGGAAGCTCTACTTCACTGTGACAGAGGAAGAAAAGCGGGTTGCTAGGCAGAACCAGGTGTTTCAGCAGATCCACAAGAGATCAGCTCGGCCCAACTCACCAGTGGACCAGCA GGTGTTGGATGTAATTGACATCTATGAGGCCCAAATGGAACAGCTCCGCGATGATATCAA GTCCCTCAAAGGAGAGTCTGGGGGATCACAAACATCTGACCAATCGCAGAGCAGCATGAGAAGCAACACCGGGGTCTCCCCCAATCACAAAGCTCTCCTGCAG TCCTATCAGGAACAGTTAAAGGACACCAAAGCGCAGAGGGTGGAGCTTAGGAAAGAAATTCAGCAGTTGAAGCAAGACTTGGAATCTAGGCCCACAGTGAAAGAGCTGAAGTCATACAAAGAACAACTGAGACGCATGGACAGACTTATTCAGCGGAATAACATGAG GTCTGCTCGGGAGTTTAAAGAAGAGGAGAGTGCTGCTCTGAGTAACCAGGAGGTGGCGAAGGCAAGGGCCTTGGCTGCCAGGCACGAGAAG GTTCTGAATGACATCAGAGCGGTTTTGACTACTTCCGGGGCTCCACTGAGGCTCCATAGAGCGAGGCCATCAACCAGTCATCAGTTGTCCAACGGGGCCTCAGAGATGGTCGAGTTTGACGAACTCCTCTCATCTCTGGAGATGTGGGCTGACCAACTGGCTTCACTGAAG GACCTGCACTGTGCCTTGAGTAAGTTGATGCTGAGACTGTTACCATGGCAGCCAGCAGGCGCTAATAGTCTTACGGAAAGTGTTCGAGTGGAGGACCTTATGCTATTGGTGGACACACTGCTAGAGGAGACCAACTCTGGGGAGGATAAG GTGTTGAGGAGCCCCACTAAGAACACTCTCCAGTCCATGGTGTCCCACTTCCAGAAGCTGTTTGATATAACCTCCCTCAGCGGGGTGTATCCACGCATGAACGAGGTCTACACCAGGCTTGGGGAGATGACCAACGCTATGAGGAACCTGAGGGACATCCTGGCCCTGG ACGACAGAGCGCCCCCTAGTGAGGTGGTAAACCAGGTAGCCAGTCTAGTCAACTCCCCAGAGGCCACGGTTGGCCACGTCCTCCTGGGAACCAGTGATATTGACAG TATTATTTTGAAGGTAAAGGAACATGAGGAGTTCTTCCCTGCATTCTACTTTTTGGTTCAGGAGCTGCTCCAGACTCTCG ATGTTGACTGTCTGGATGACATCATGCCCGTTCTGAGGTCACTAAAGTCAAGAGCAGAGTAA
- the cep70 gene encoding centrosomal protein of 70 kDa isoform X1, with protein sequence MDRKNTKAVFHSRDKTYVFLWTYSQFQQEQTEWDAVNRLLQHHGFKPVHFADPVENKNLADLVLLEKKSARDIRTMLRTMLTDSDRRQTLIQELIQSNNQLKEEAQQHVSRAARQSQRVTELEGVLDGVKSKLQDLEDGYIGKAAQQHSKVHQLQQDKRDAQKRCQGLEQKLSEEKDVTSQLQRKLYFTVTEEEKRVARQNQVFQQIHKRSARPNSPVDQQVLDVIDIYEAQMEQLRDDIKSLKGESGGSQTSDQSQSSMRSNTGVSPNHKALLQSYQEQLKDTKAQRVELRKEIQQLKQDLESRPTVKELKSYKEQLRRMDRLIQRNNMRSAREFKEEESAALSNQEVAKARALAARHEKVLNDIRAVLTTSGAPLRLHRARPSTSHQLSNGASEMVEFDELLSSLEMWADQLASLKDLHCALSKLMLRLLPWQPAGANSLTESVRVEDLMLLVDTLLEETNSGEDKVLRSPTKNTLQSMVSHFQKLFDITSLSGVYPRMNEVYTRLGEMTNAMRNLRDILALDDRAPPSEVVNQVASLVNSPEATVGHVLLGTSDIDSIILKVKEHEEFFPAFYFLVQELLQTLDVDCLDDIMPVLRSLKSRAE encoded by the exons ATGGATAGGAAGAACACAAAAGCTGTGTTTCATTCAAGAGACAAGACATATGTGTTTCTGTGGACCTACAGCCAGTTTCAG CAGGAGCAGACAGAGTGGGATGCTGTGAACAGACTCCTCCAGCACCATGGGTTCAAGCCGGTACACTTTGCCGATCCCGTCGAGAATAAGAACCTTGCAG ATTTGGTTCTTCTGGAGAAGAAGTCTGCCCGTGACATCAGGACAATGCTGCGGACGATgcttacagactcggacaggagACAGACCTTGATTCAGGAGCTCATCCAGTCCAACAACCAACTTAA AGAGGAGGCTCAGCAGCACGTTAGCCGCGCTGCCCGTCAGTCCCAGAGGGTGACCGAGTTGGAGGGAGTTCTGGACGGGGTGAAGAGCAAGCTGCAGGACCTGGAAGACGGTTACATTGGCAAGGCCGCGCAGCAGCACAGCAAAGTGCACCAACTTCAGCAGGACAAGAGAGATGCACAG AAACGCTGCCAGGGCCTGGAGCAGAAGCTGTCTGAGGAGAAAGATGTGACTTCCCAGCTGCAGAGGAAGCTCTACTTCACTGTGACAGAGGAAGAAAAGCGGGTTGCTAGGCAGAACCAGGTGTTTCAGCAGATCCACAAGAGATCAGCTCGGCCCAACTCACCAGTGGACCAGCA GGTGTTGGATGTAATTGACATCTATGAGGCCCAAATGGAACAGCTCCGCGATGATATCAA GTCCCTCAAAGGAGAGTCTGGGGGATCACAAACATCTGACCAATCGCAGAGCAGCATGAGAAGCAACACCGGGGTCTCCCCCAATCACAAAGCTCTCCTGCAG TCCTATCAGGAACAGTTAAAGGACACCAAAGCGCAGAGGGTGGAGCTTAGGAAAGAAATTCAGCAGTTGAAGCAAGACTTGGAATCTAGGCCCACAGTGAAAGAGCTGAAGTCATACAAAGAACAACTGAGACGCATGGACAGACTTATTCAGCGGAATAACATGAG GTCTGCTCGGGAGTTTAAAGAAGAGGAGAGTGCTGCTCTGAGTAACCAGGAGGTGGCGAAGGCAAGGGCCTTGGCTGCCAGGCACGAGAAG GTTCTGAATGACATCAGAGCGGTTTTGACTACTTCCGGGGCTCCACTGAGGCTCCATAGAGCGAGGCCATCAACCAGTCATCAGTTGTCCAACGGGGCCTCAGAGATGGTCGAGTTTGACGAACTCCTCTCATCTCTGGAGATGTGGGCTGACCAACTGGCTTCACTGAAG GACCTGCACTGTGCCTTGAGTAAGTTGATGCTGAGACTGTTACCATGGCAGCCAGCAGGCGCTAATAGTCTTACGGAAAGTGTTCGAGTGGAGGACCTTATGCTATTGGTGGACACACTGCTAGAGGAGACCAACTCTGGGGAGGATAAG GTGTTGAGGAGCCCCACTAAGAACACTCTCCAGTCCATGGTGTCCCACTTCCAGAAGCTGTTTGATATAACCTCCCTCAGCGGGGTGTATCCACGCATGAACGAGGTCTACACCAGGCTTGGGGAGATGACCAACGCTATGAGGAACCTGAGGGACATCCTGGCCCTGG ACGACAGAGCGCCCCCTAGTGAGGTGGTAAACCAGGTAGCCAGTCTAGTCAACTCCCCAGAGGCCACGGTTGGCCACGTCCTCCTGGGAACCAGTGATATTGACAG TATTATTTTGAAGGTAAAGGAACATGAGGAGTTCTTCCCTGCATTCTACTTTTTGGTTCAGGAGCTGCTCCAGACTCTCG ATGTTGACTGTCTGGATGACATCATGCCCGTTCTGAGGTCACTAAAGTCAAGAGCAGAGTAA